A genomic region of Fundidesulfovibrio terrae contains the following coding sequences:
- a CDS encoding glycosyltransferase family protein, whose amino-acid sequence MVSAPTYNILMYSHDTYGLGHIRRTMAIAQHLRGGGVNVLILTGSPLVGRFDFPEGVDFVRIPGMIKKTNEEYLPLSIRLSARQALNIRRNIIVATAKSFQPHLFIVDKAPMGLKREVLPTLKWLKRRMPHCRTILGLRDIMDDAESTRREWREKGIYDVLDQYYSEIWVYGNQKYYDPIVEYAVPDAVSAKMVFTGYIPRAVPRRGKVAEMREEERLTQKERLVLVTTGGGGDGYPLMDAYLRMLEEMVNPPFRSILVSGPFMPRDMREEVHKRAIKVKARFHHFHRNMEALMGMADVVVSMGGYNTTCEILSMGKPSLVVPREEPRLEQRIRAEMFQSHRLVEYLPWSRLSPDALAEKVTRLIEDPQSCCGGIADFRFTGLEVISSRLDEFRGVTA is encoded by the coding sequence ATCCTGACCGGCTCGCCTTTGGTCGGACGCTTCGATTTTCCCGAGGGCGTCGATTTCGTGCGCATCCCGGGCATGATAAAGAAGACCAACGAGGAATACCTCCCCCTGTCCATTCGGCTCTCCGCCCGGCAGGCCCTGAACATCAGGCGCAACATCATCGTGGCCACGGCCAAGTCCTTTCAGCCGCATCTGTTCATCGTGGACAAGGCCCCCATGGGGCTCAAGCGCGAGGTGCTGCCCACGCTCAAGTGGCTGAAAAGGCGCATGCCCCACTGCCGCACCATCCTGGGGCTGCGCGACATCATGGACGACGCCGAGTCCACGCGCCGGGAGTGGCGCGAAAAGGGCATCTACGACGTGCTGGACCAGTATTATTCCGAGATATGGGTCTACGGGAACCAGAAGTACTACGACCCCATCGTGGAGTATGCCGTGCCGGACGCGGTAAGCGCCAAGATGGTCTTCACCGGATACATCCCCCGCGCCGTGCCCCGGCGCGGCAAGGTGGCCGAGATGCGCGAGGAGGAACGCCTGACCCAGAAGGAGCGCCTGGTGCTGGTGACCACTGGCGGCGGCGGTGACGGCTACCCGCTCATGGACGCCTATCTGCGCATGCTGGAAGAAATGGTGAACCCGCCGTTTCGGTCCATCCTGGTCTCGGGGCCGTTCATGCCCAGGGACATGCGCGAGGAGGTCCACAAGCGGGCCATCAAGGTCAAGGCGCGCTTCCACCATTTTCACCGCAACATGGAGGCCCTCATGGGCATGGCCGACGTGGTGGTCTCCATGGGCGGCTACAACACCACCTGCGAGATCCTCTCGATGGGCAAGCCGTCCCTGGTGGTGCCCCGCGAGGAGCCCCGTCTGGAGCAGCGCATCCGGGCCGAGATGTTCCAGAGCCACAGGCTCGTCGAATACCTGCCCTGGTCGCGGCTCTCCCCGGACGCCCTGGCCGAGAAGGTGACGCGGCTCATCGAGGATCCGCAGTCCTGCTGCGGCGGCATAGCTGATTTTCGCTTCACCGGCCTCGAGGTGATCTCCTCGCGCCTGGACGAATTCAGGGGCGTCACCGCATGA
- a CDS encoding glycosyltransferase family 4 protein produces MTGLGGDAGRSPVPGPVLGMILKGYPRISETFISNEIALLEAQGFDIRILSMRHPREDFSHESVKRIKAPVHYLPETIAGNVLKLLSANLAAMARSPRRYLKGLAEMLRRLAATRKAATAKHLLQAGYLASRVLPGSGVTHLHAHFAHSPTSVAVFTGILAGLPYSFTAHAKDIYTQDPARLSEKIAGARFVATCTGYNKEYLGKLNPGGTPVHRVYHGIDLGLFDPGALRVEAKPPYEILTVARLTPKKGLPTVLRALAGLERAGIEFRHVLIGTGEERENLERLGRELGIEGRIEWLGTKPHEVVVERLRRADLFLLGCEVSANGDRDGIPNVLVEAMAMGVPVAATTVSAIPELIAMEDHGLLAAPGDHEGLAEAARRLLTDRDLRARVVPQARRRVLEHFDNRRLVGELAAIFRAHMS; encoded by the coding sequence ATGACCGGCCTGGGCGGCGACGCGGGGCGCTCCCCGGTGCCGGGCCCGGTTTTGGGCATGATCCTCAAGGGATATCCGCGGATCTCTGAGACCTTCATCTCCAACGAGATCGCCCTTCTCGAGGCGCAGGGCTTCGACATCCGCATCCTCTCCATGCGCCATCCCCGCGAGGACTTCTCCCACGAGTCCGTCAAGCGCATCAAGGCTCCCGTGCACTACCTGCCCGAGACCATCGCGGGGAACGTCCTGAAGCTTCTGAGCGCCAACCTGGCGGCCATGGCCCGGTCCCCCCGGCGCTACCTGAAGGGGCTGGCCGAGATGTTGCGGCGCCTGGCCGCTACCCGCAAGGCGGCCACGGCCAAGCACCTGCTCCAGGCCGGGTATCTGGCCTCGCGGGTGCTGCCGGGCTCGGGCGTCACTCACCTGCACGCCCATTTCGCCCATTCGCCCACGTCCGTGGCCGTGTTCACGGGCATCCTGGCCGGGCTGCCCTACAGCTTCACGGCCCACGCCAAGGACATCTACACCCAGGACCCGGCCAGGCTTTCGGAAAAGATCGCCGGAGCCCGCTTCGTGGCCACCTGCACCGGCTACAACAAGGAGTATCTGGGCAAGCTCAATCCGGGCGGCACGCCGGTCCACCGGGTCTACCACGGCATCGACCTGGGCTTGTTCGACCCCGGCGCTTTGCGGGTCGAGGCCAAGCCGCCCTACGAGATACTCACCGTGGCCCGGCTCACCCCCAAGAAGGGCCTGCCCACGGTGTTGCGCGCCCTGGCCGGGCTCGAGCGGGCCGGGATCGAGTTCCGCCACGTGCTCATCGGAACGGGGGAGGAACGCGAGAACCTGGAACGCCTGGGCCGTGAACTGGGCATCGAGGGGCGCATCGAGTGGCTGGGAACCAAGCCCCACGAGGTGGTGGTGGAGCGTCTCCGCCGGGCGGATCTTTTCCTGCTGGGCTGCGAGGTGAGCGCCAACGGCGACCGCGACGGCATCCCCAACGTGCTGGTGGAGGCCATGGCCATGGGCGTGCCCGTGGCGGCCACGACGGTGTCCGCCATCCCGGAACTCATCGCCATGGAGGACCACGGCCTGCTGGCCGCCCCCGGCGACCACGAGGGCTTGGCCGAGGCCGCCCGCCGCCTGCTCACGGACCGGGACCTGCGCGCCCGGGTGGTCCCCCAGGCCAGGCGGCGCGTGCTCGAGCATTTCGACAACCGGAGGCTCGTGGGCGAGCTGGCCGCGATCTTTCGCGCCCATATGTCATGA
- a CDS encoding glycosyltransferase family 4 protein, translated as MKIAFYAPFKPLDHPRPSGDLTTALGLTRYLSRHGHEIAVASRLRARELASRPLLWPLAAFEALRAGMGRADVWLTHHAYYKSPDVIGPWASRRMGIPYAVFQGIYSTKRRKTPATRLGFELNKRSLLAADVVFSNRRLDMENLRRLLPEERLCYVAPGIDPGAFTRDAQAGAALRASWGAASRPVIASVAMFRDDVKSQGLRYLISRLGGLERDFLLVLGGDGETRAELTALAREHLPGRALFLGQLPREELRAVYSAADLFAFPGIRESLGMVYLEAQAAGLPVVAFDNGGIPEVTRPGETALLTPPFDDAAFTGAVESLLDDADRRAAMGRAAAAYVREHHDAARNFSVVEERLLALAGRRA; from the coding sequence ATGAAGATCGCCTTCTACGCGCCCTTCAAACCCCTGGACCATCCCCGCCCCAGCGGTGACCTGACCACCGCCCTGGGCCTGACCCGGTATCTGTCCCGGCACGGCCACGAGATCGCCGTGGCCTCGAGGCTTCGCGCCCGCGAGCTGGCCTCGCGCCCCTTGCTGTGGCCCCTGGCCGCCTTCGAAGCCCTGCGCGCCGGGATGGGACGCGCGGACGTGTGGCTCACCCACCACGCCTATTACAAGTCTCCGGACGTCATCGGGCCGTGGGCCTCCCGGCGGATGGGGATTCCCTACGCGGTGTTCCAGGGCATCTATTCCACCAAGCGCCGCAAGACCCCGGCCACGCGCCTGGGCTTCGAACTGAACAAACGCAGCCTGTTGGCGGCCGACGTGGTGTTCTCCAACCGCCGCCTGGACATGGAGAACCTGCGCCGCCTGCTGCCCGAGGAGCGCCTGTGCTACGTGGCCCCGGGCATCGATCCGGGGGCGTTCACGCGGGACGCCCAGGCCGGGGCCGCACTCAGGGCGAGCTGGGGAGCGGCGTCCCGCCCCGTGATCGCCTCCGTGGCCATGTTCCGTGACGACGTGAAATCCCAGGGGCTTCGCTACCTGATCTCCCGCCTGGGCGGACTCGAGCGGGATTTTCTTCTGGTGCTGGGCGGCGACGGGGAGACCCGGGCGGAACTCACGGCCCTGGCCCGCGAACATCTGCCGGGCCGGGCGCTCTTCCTGGGACAGCTGCCCCGCGAAGAGCTTCGCGCCGTGTACAGCGCGGCCGACCTGTTCGCATTCCCAGGCATCCGGGAGAGCCTGGGCATGGTCTACCTGGAAGCCCAGGCCGCCGGTCTTCCCGTGGTGGCCTTCGACAACGGGGGCATCCCCGAGGTGACGCGGCCCGGCGAGACCGCCTTGCTGACTCCGCCCTTCGACGACGCTGCTTTCACCGGCGCGGTGGAATCCCTGCTGGACGATGCGGACAGGCGCGCGGCCATGGGCCGGGCGGCGGCCGCCTACGTGCGTGAGCATCACGATGCGGCGCGTAATTTTTCCGTAGTGGAGGAGCGCCTACTCGCGCTTGCCGGGAGGCGTGCGTGA